The genomic window CGATTGCAGCGCTGCGGCCGCCTCCCGAGCAGCCGCGGCGCACGTGGGCGAAATGCCATCGCCGAAGAACTCCACAGGCAGACCGATGCGCAAGCCCGCGACGCTGGTCCCGCAGCTCTCTGCGTACTCCGGCACCGGCATGGTGGAACTGGTGCTGTCCAGCGGGTCGTGGCCGGCTATTGTCTGCAGCAGCTCGGCGCAGTCGCGGACGTCATGGCCAAATGGGCCGATCTGATCCAGCGAGGATGCGAAGGCGATCAATCCGCTGCGGCTCACGCGACCGTACGTTGGTTTGAGGCCCACCACGCCGCAGAACGCCGCAGGCTGCCGGATCGACCCACCGGTATCGGAGCCAAGCGCGCCGCTGCACATGGCCGCGGCACAGGCAGCGGCCGAGCCCCCAGACGAGCCGCCCGGAACACGCTCGAGGTCCCAGGGATTCCTGGTCGGACCGAATGCTGAGTGCTCGGTGGACGAACCCATTGCAAATTCGTCCAGATTGGTTTTGCCGATGACGATTGCACCCGCCGACTGAAGTCGCGTCACAACCGTGGCCGTGTACGGCGGGATGTAGCGCTCAAGGATGCGGGAACCTGCCGTGGTAACCACGCCTTCAACGCACAGGTTGTCTTTGAGCGCGATGACGGCTCCTGTCAGAGGCCCCAGCGGCTCGCCGGACGCGATCCGGCGGTCTGCGTCAGCGGCAGATGCCAGCGCCCGGTCTTCCGTGACTGCAAGAAACGCCCGGACTTCGGCGTCCGATGTTTGAATGCGGCCGAGGTAGCCCTGGACAAGCGCGGTCACCGTCAGTTCGCCACTCACAACGCGCGAGCGTAGGTCGGAGATCGGAACATTCAGGAAGTCGTCGCGATGGTTCTGCAGCATCACTCGGCGTCCGGATCCAGTATTGCCGGTACCGCAAAGTATCCACCAGCGGCCTCCGGAGCAGCGGCAAGCACGGCCTCAAGCTGCAGCGAAGGCCCGAAGAGGTCGGCACGGAGTTCGCCGGCCTGCTCGCCGCCCTGCGCAGTCGGTTCAACCAGGGTGAGGTCGATTTCCCGGAGCTCATCAAGCCGGGCGAAGAGGCCGTTCAGGTGCACGCACTGCTGCGCGAGCTCCTCCTGAGATAGCGCCAGGCGAGCAAGCCGCGCGATGTGTTCCACTTCGTCAATCGTGAGGGGCATGGTTCGGGCCATCCGCGTGTGGCATTGAGCCTCGATTATAGCACCCGCAGAATCGTGCTGCCCACCTCGCGCGCGCGCCCGGCTTGCAGTAAACCGGGGCGCCGGAATGCAGTATCATCTCCACTCCAGC from Armatimonadota bacterium includes these protein-coding regions:
- the gatA gene encoding Asp-tRNA(Asn)/Glu-tRNA(Gln) amidotransferase subunit GatA, coding for MLQNHRDDFLNVPISDLRSRVVSGELTVTALVQGYLGRIQTSDAEVRAFLAVTEDRALASAADADRRIASGEPLGPLTGAVIALKDNLCVEGVVTTAGSRILERYIPPYTATVVTRLQSAGAIVIGKTNLDEFAMGSSTEHSAFGPTRNPWDLERVPGGSSGGSAAACAAAMCSGALGSDTGGSIRQPAAFCGVVGLKPTYGRVSRSGLIAFASSLDQIGPFGHDVRDCAELLQTIAGHDPLDSTSSTMPVPEYAESCGTSVAGLRIGLPVEFFGDGISPTCAAAAREAAAALQSMGARVEECSLPATAWGLSAYYVIAPAEASSNLARFDGIRYGLRVSGSGHIGLMEATRGTGFGAEVQQRIMAGTWCLSSGYYDQYYRRAQQVRTLIRGDFDVAFERFDVLLSPTTPTTAFRFGDCADPLQMKLGDVCTLPANLAGICAISIPAGLVDGLPAGVQLMARAFDEEMLFRVGSAYEQVRGALQPPRVGASAEWMAA
- the gatC gene encoding Asp-tRNA(Asn)/Glu-tRNA(Gln) amidotransferase subunit GatC, coding for MPLTIDEVEHIARLARLALSQEELAQQCVHLNGLFARLDELREIDLTLVEPTAQGGEQAGELRADLFGPSLQLEAVLAAAPEAAGGYFAVPAILDPDAE